The Streptomyces vinaceus genome contains the following window.
CCGCATCATCACGAGCGACGTCGCCCGCCTCGTCGACTTCTACGAGCGCGCCACCGGAGCGGTGGCGGACCGGGTCACCGAGGACTTCGCCGAGCTCAGGACCACGTCGGCCACCCTCGCCATCGCCGGAACCCGGACCGTCCCCCTCTTCGCACCCGGCGCGGCCCGCCCGGCCGAGAACCACAGCGTCGTCATCGAGTTCCTCGTCGACGACGTGGACCGCGTGCACCGGAAGCTGAGCGGTTCCGTGGAAGAGTTCGTCCAGGTGCCCACCACGATGCCGTGGGGCAACCGCTCCCTGCTCCTGCGAGACCCCGACGGCAACCTCGTCAACTTCTTCACCCCCGTCACCCCGGCCGCCGTCGCCAAGTTCGCCCGTTGACGACGCCGCACCGACGCTTCCGGGGTTCCCGGCCTTCCGGCTTCCGGGCTTCCGGGCTTCCGGGCTCCCGGCACAGGAATGGCCCTCAGGCGTGCTCGCGCCCCTCAGGCGTGCTCGCGCAAGGTCTCGGCCTGAGCGGTCAGCCAGGCCGGGCGGACCATCTCCACGTTGCCGCCCGCTGCCCGCGCGGCCCGGACCAGGGCGTCGGCGGCCTCACGCGCGGCGGGCACGGACCGGGCCCGGGCCGCTTCGCCGAGCGCCTGCGCCGCCGCGGCCTCGGCGGCCCCGGCGCGCTGCAGGGAGGCGGCCGAACGCTCGGCCGCCTCGGCCGCGCGTTCGTACCGGCCCAGAGTCCACTGCGTCCAGGCGGTGTTGTAGAGGCAGACGCCCTCGGTCCGCGGATTCTCCATGGCCGACGCCGCGCGCAGCGCCTCCTCCAGGCAGGCCAGGGCCTCCTCGGGCCGGCCCAGGGCGAGCAGGGACACGCCCTTGGCGTTCAGCGCGTAGTCCGTCGCCTCCTGTACGCCGGCGGCCGCGTAGGCGCGTACGGCCAGGTCGCCCGCGGCGATGGTCTCCTCCCAGCGCCCCAGGGTCAGGAGGGCCGTGAAGCGGGCGTTCAAGGAGCGGGCCTCGGTGAGCTCGTCCCCCGAGACCGCGGCGAGTTCGGCCAGCCGGTCGGCGCCCGCCAGGGCCGCCTCCCCGTCACCGAGGGTGCTGTGGGCGAGACTGAGGCTCAGGACGGCGTGGGCCTCCGCCTCGGCATCGCCGTTCTCCCGGGCCAGCGCGCCGGCCCGGGCCAGCGGGCCCGTCGCCTCTTCGAGGCGGCCCAGCTGCCGGTGCGCGTCGCCGAGGCCGAACATGGCCTCCTGGAGCGCGCGACGGTCTTCCACGCGCTCGGCCACCTCCGCGGCCTCGGTGAAGAGTTCGAGCGCGTGCGGCAGCGGGCCGCCGTTCAGCCGGGCGTGACCGAAGCTGATGAGGTGGGCCAGTCGTGCCCGGTCGTCGTTCACTTGTTCCTCCAGTGTCAGGTGCATCGAGATCGCGGCGGCGGTGGAGCCGTGCCACACCATCCATTGCCCGATGGCGCCCATGACGAACGCCGCCTCGTCCATGTCCCCGGCCCGCACCCGGTGGTCGAAGGCGCGCCGGTGGGCCTGGATGTCGTCCAGCGTGCGCCAGTCGCGGCGGGGCGGGGCGATCCGCGCGTACCACTCGGCGGCCCGCCGCTCCAACGCGGGCCGCCCCAGCGGGCCTTCGGCCGGCAGGGCGCCGTACGCGAGGTCGGCGTCCATCGGGTGCAGTACGTACGTACGGGTCCTGCGGTCCACCGCCAGCATGCGCATCCGCAGCAGGCCGGACAGGGCCGCGGTGACGTCGAGGGCGGGATCGAAGCCCGCCGTGATCCACTCGACCGCCTCACGCGGGGCGGGGGTGCGCAGCACGGCCAGCACGTTCAGCACGCTGCGGTGGTCGGCGGACAGGCGATGGTAGCGGTCCTCCGCCAGCCCGGCGACCACGTCTTCGCGCAGGGTGAAGTCCTCCAACACTTCCTCCAGCGTGGGCAGCAGCAAGGTGTCGTCGGCCATGGCGCCCACCAGCAGCTCCAGCGCCCGCGGCACCCGGTGGACGCGGACCGCGGCCTGGAGCAGCTCCGCGTCCGAGAGCTGCGCCACGCCGAGGCTGCCGTCCTGGTCGAACTCGCGCAGCAGCGCGACGGATTCGGCGGGCGGCAGACCGTCGGACAGCTCGACCTCGGCGGCGAACCGGCGCAGCTCGGGCGGCAGGCGCAGCGGCAGCTGCGAGGTGACCAGCAGCCTCGGTGTGCCCCGGGCCCGGAAGAGGCAGTCGAAGAAGGTGTCGAGCTCCCCGTCGTCGAGCCGGCCGTCGTCCAGGAGCCGGTCCTCCAGGTTGTCGACGAGGACGACGAAGAGCCGGTCGCCCATCGCGGCGAACAGTTCGTCGATCTTGTCCGGCACGGGGCGGTCGGCGGCCCAGACCTCCAGCAGGCGTGCCTCGTGCGCGGGCCCGAGGGCCCGGGCGCAGTCGAAGTACAGGCGTTCGAGGGAGACCCCGGAGGTGCGGGTGCTCAGGTTGATCAGGCCCGCCGGGAGCGGCGCCCGGGCGTGGCCCGGCCACTCGCCGCGTTCCAGCAGCTCCATGACCTTGGCGGCGACCGCGCTCTTGCCGATGCCCCGGCGCCCGGTGACGGTGACCATGCGGATGCCCGGGTCCGCGAGATGACGGCCGATCATGTCACGGGCCTCGACGCGGTCCTTGAACAGTTCCAGCCCGTGCGCGACGGGCAGCCCTATGACCTTGGACGAGACCGGCGTGACGGGCGGCACCGGCGGGACCGGGGCGTCCGGCTCTGCGGCGACGTCGGGCAGCACCGCAGGGTCGGGAAGGGCCAGCAGCGCGGCCAGCCGCGCCCGGGGGCCGTCGGCGAGCTGCCTCAGGGTGTGGTCGATGCGGACCGCCGTGAGCCGGCCGAGGCCTTCCCCGCGGTGGTGCTCGGCGACCACGCCGACGAGGAAGGGCCCGGCCCACACGGCGGCCCCGGACATGCCCGACCAGGGTGATACCGCGGGGTCGGGGTCGGCGGCCGCCGCCGGGACCGTGATCTCCAGGGTGCCGGTGCGCAGGTTGGACAGGGCGGCGACGGTTCCGTCGGCCTGGTGCAGCTCCCTGAACTGCCGCCCGTCGGCGCCGCGTCGGCGCTTCCACAGGGGGAAGCCGGCCGCGTGCACGTCGATGACGGCGTGGCGGTCGTCGCCGATGCGTCCGAACCGCGCGGCCGGGACGGGTACCCCGCCCGGCGGGGTCGTGAACGTCAGCACCGCGACGTCCGTTCCGGGATCCGACCAGGCGAGCTCCGCAGCCGCGGCCCACTCGCCCGGCCGGTCGGCGTCGAAGCGCACCCGCACCGCCGCCGCCCCCGCCACCACGTGGAAGGCGGTCAGGACCGCCGTGTCGCCGACCCGGTACCCCGAGCCCCGCCGCCCGCCTCCGGCGGCGGTGGCGACGATGACCTCGGCGATGCGGTGCGGGTCGAGTCCGCCGCGCCGGGCGGTCGCCTCAGCGTTCACCGAGCAGCTCGTCACCGGAGATCAGCGCCATCTGCTCGGGCGCGTCCGCGTGTACGGGCTGGAGCGTGAGGGTCAGCTTCTGCGTGACGGTCGCCGA
Protein-coding sequences here:
- a CDS encoding VOC family protein, yielding MDFVSIRIITSDVARLVDFYERATGAVADRVTEDFAELRTTSATLAIAGTRTVPLFAPGAARPAENHSVVIEFLVDDVDRVHRKLSGSVEEFVQVPTTMPWGNRSLLLRDPDGNLVNFFTPVTPAAVAKFAR
- a CDS encoding trypsin-like peptidase domain-containing protein, giving the protein MNAEATARRGGLDPHRIAEVIVATAAGGGRRGSGYRVGDTAVLTAFHVVAGAAAVRVRFDADRPGEWAAAAELAWSDPGTDVAVLTFTTPPGGVPVPAARFGRIGDDRHAVIDVHAAGFPLWKRRRGADGRQFRELHQADGTVAALSNLRTGTLEITVPAAAADPDPAVSPWSGMSGAAVWAGPFLVGVVAEHHRGEGLGRLTAVRIDHTLRQLADGPRARLAALLALPDPAVLPDVAAEPDAPVPPVPPVTPVSSKVIGLPVAHGLELFKDRVEARDMIGRHLADPGIRMVTVTGRRGIGKSAVAAKVMELLERGEWPGHARAPLPAGLINLSTRTSGVSLERLYFDCARALGPAHEARLLEVWAADRPVPDKIDELFAAMGDRLFVVLVDNLEDRLLDDGRLDDGELDTFFDCLFRARGTPRLLVTSQLPLRLPPELRRFAAEVELSDGLPPAESVALLREFDQDGSLGVAQLSDAELLQAAVRVHRVPRALELLVGAMADDTLLLPTLEEVLEDFTLREDVVAGLAEDRYHRLSADHRSVLNVLAVLRTPAPREAVEWITAGFDPALDVTAALSGLLRMRMLAVDRRTRTYVLHPMDADLAYGALPAEGPLGRPALERRAAEWYARIAPPRRDWRTLDDIQAHRRAFDHRVRAGDMDEAAFVMGAIGQWMVWHGSTAAAISMHLTLEEQVNDDRARLAHLISFGHARLNGGPLPHALELFTEAAEVAERVEDRRALQEAMFGLGDAHRQLGRLEEATGPLARAGALARENGDAEAEAHAVLSLSLAHSTLGDGEAALAGADRLAELAAVSGDELTEARSLNARFTALLTLGRWEETIAAGDLAVRAYAAAGVQEATDYALNAKGVSLLALGRPEEALACLEEALRAASAMENPRTEGVCLYNTAWTQWTLGRYERAAEAAERSAASLQRAGAAEAAAAQALGEAARARSVPAAREAADALVRAARAAGGNVEMVRPAWLTAQAETLREHA